Proteins encoded in a region of the Strix aluco isolate bStrAlu1 chromosome 26, bStrAlu1.hap1, whole genome shotgun sequence genome:
- the DLGAP3 gene encoding disks large-associated protein 3 isoform X1, translating to MKGYHGERSQAQPTSGHRCRCIPEDCEHPANYIQHGPEGRPPYLLSPSEPCSLEHPYCPVRSPGAASECPGGPLSEPPSASASSTFPRMHHAQQPYDSCDECMATAHPASKINRLPPTLLDQFEKQLPLHHDGFHTLQYPRAGGAEPRSESPSRIRHLVHSVQKLFAKSHSLEAPAKRDYNGAKMDGRGDGYHHHHHHHHHHHHQSRHGKRSKSKDRKVDSRHRSKMMGWWSSDDNLDSDSSYMVSGRHAADQGTQYCVDAPESAFRDLTLKSLKGGGEGKCLACAGMSMSLDGQTLKRSAWHTMTVSQAREAYPSAGGTEKTLMLQEAKAKDRAYQYLQVPQDEWSGYPAVGKDGEIPCRRMRSGSYIKAMGDEDSADSDASAKVSPRAATRRDSYRRSSSADQARTKFASRHYSDSYICNCPSCCTPPRMLPRGQGYGRSFTTGQINDELNHQFEAVCESVFGEVESQAVEALDLPGCFRMRSHSYLRAIQAGCSQDDDCLSLFSMSAPAGPPITSSILKPSTSFSYRKAPPPIPPGTKAKPLISVTAQSSTESTHETYLPTEVTRSPAWSKDTAARCNSAESLESSKVTAVALDLPPVQPRTAPKPSTLIIKAIPGREELRSLARQRKWRPSIGVQVEAISDSDTESRSQREFHSIGVQVEEDKRRARFKRSNSVTAGVQADLELEGFSGLAVATEDKALQFGRPFQRHSSEPESGRQYAVYKTVHTQGQWAYREDYQLQYDTVEVPRRDAWMERGSRSLPDSGRASPCHRDGEWFIKLLQAEVEKMEGWCQQMEREAEDYDLPEEILEKIRSAVGSAQLLMSQKVQQFYRLCQQNMDPNAFPVPTFQDLAGFWDLLQLSIEDVSMKFAELQQLKANGWKIVEPKEEKKVPPPIPKKPPRSKVHPVKERSLDSVDRQRQEARKRLLAAKRAASFRQSSATESADSIEIYIPEAQTRL from the exons ATGAAGGGCTACCATGGGGAGCGTAGCCAGGCACAGCCCACCTCCGGCCACCGCTGCCGCTGCATCCCAGAGGACTGCGAGCATCCTGCCAACTACATCCAGCACGGCCCTGAGGGCCGGCCGCCGTACCTCCTCAGCCCCAGTGAGCCGTGTTCCCTGGAGCATCCCTACTGCCCGGTGCGGAGCCCCGGCGCGGCCAGCGAGTGCCCGGGCGGGCCCCTGAGCGAGCCGCCCTCCGCCAGCGCCAGCAGCACCTTCCCGAGGATGCACCACGCGCAACAGCCCTACGACTCCTGTGACGAATGCATGGCGACCGCCCACCCCGCCAGCAAGATCAACCGCCTGCCCCCCACGCTGCTGGACCAGTTCGAGAAGCAGCTGCCGCTGCACCACGACGGCTTCCACACGCTGCAGTACCCGCGGGCCGGCGGTGCCGAGCCCCGCAGCGAGAGCCCCAGCCGCATCCGCCACCTCGTCCACTCCGTCCAGAAGCTCTTCGCCAAGTCCCACTCCCTGGAGGCGCCGGCCAAGCGGGACTACAACGGTGCCAAGATGGACGGCCGCGGGGACggctaccaccaccaccaccaccaccatcaccaccaccaccaccagtccCGCCACGGCAAGCGCAGCAAGAGCAAAGACCGCAAGGTGGACTCCCGGCACCGGTCCAAGATGATGGGCTGGTGGAGCTCCGATGACAACCTGGACAGCGACAGCAGCTACATGGTGTCGGGCCGGCACGCCGCCGACCAGGGCACCCAGTACTGCGTGGACGCTCCCGAAAGTGCCTTCAGAGACTTGACCTTGAAGAGTCTAAAGGGCGGCGGGGAAGGAAAATGCCTGGCCTGTGCTGGCATGTCCATGTCTCTGGACGGCCAGACGCTCAAGAGGAGTGCCTGGCACACCATGACCGTCAGCCAGGCCCGTGAAGCCTACCCCAGCGCCGGCGGCACCGAGAAGACCTTGATGCTTCAGGAAGCAAAGGCCAAAGACCGAGCGTACCAGTACTTGCAG GTGCCGCAGGACGAGTGGAGCGGGTACCCAGCGGTGGGCAAGGACGGGGAGATCCCGTGCCGACGGATGCGCAGCGGCAGCTACATCAAGGCCATGGGTGATGAGGACAGCGCCGACTCAGACGCCAGCGCCAAAGTATCACCCAGGGCGGCCACGCGGCGAGACAGCTACCGCCGCTCCTCCAGCGCCGACCAGGCCAGGACCAA GTTTGCAAGTAGGCACTATTCTGATTCATATATCTGTAACTGTCCCAGCTGCTGCACGCCACCGCGAATGCTCCCGCGGGGACAGGGCTACGGGCGCTCCTTCACCACTGGCCAG ATCAACGACGAGCTCAACCACCAGTTTGAGGCCGTCTGCGAGTCGGTTTTCGGCGAGGTGGAGTCGCAGGCCGTGGAGGCGCTGGACCTGCCCGGCTGCTTCCGCATGCGGAGCCACAGCTACCTGCGGGCCATCCAGGCGGGCTGCTCCCAGGACGACGACTGCCTCTCGCTCTTCTCCATGTCGGCCCCTGCCGGGCCCCCCATCACCAGCAGCATCCTGAAGCCCAGCACTT CCTTCAGTTACAGAAAAGCTCCACCTCCCATCCCTCCAGGAACCAAAGCCAAACCCCTCATCTCCGTCACGGCGCAGAGCAGCACCGAGTCCACCCACGAGACCTACCTGCCCACCGAGGTCACCCGCAGCCCCGCTTGGTCCAAAGACACCGCGGCCCGCTGCAACTCGGCCGAGAGCCTGGAGAGCTCCAAGGTGACGGCCGTGGCCCTCGACCTGCCTCCAGTCCAGCCCCGCACTGCTCCCAAGCCCTCCACGCTCATCATCAAGGCCATCCCCGGCCGGGAGGAGCTGAGGAGCTTGGCTCGGCAGCGGAAGTGGCGACCCTCCATCGGCGTCCAG GTTGAGGCTATCTCTGACTCGGATACGGAGAGCCGGAGCCAGAGGGAGTTCCACTCCATCGGGGTGCAGGTGGAGGAGGACAAAAG GCGAGCGCGCTTCAAGCGCTCCAACAGCGTGACGGCGGGCGTGCAGGCGGACCTGGAGCTGGAGGGCTTCAGCGGCCTGGCCGTGGCCACCGAGGACAAAGCCCTGCAGTTCGGGCGGCCGTTCCAGCGGCACTCCTCCGAGCCCGAGTCCGGCCGGCAGTACGCCGTGTACAAGACGGTGCACACGCAGGGACAGTGGGCGTACCGGGAGGACTACCAGCTGCAGTACGACACGGTGGAGGTGCCCCGGCGGGACGCCTGGATGGAGCGGGGCTCCCGCAGCCTCCCCGACTCCGGCCgtgcctccccctgccaccgcGATGGGGAATGGTTCATCAAACTGCTGCAGGCGGAGGTGGAGAAGATGGAGGGTTGGTGCCAGCAGATGGAGAGGGAGGCTGAGGACTATGACCTGCCGGAGGAGA TCCTGGAGAAGATCCGGAGCGCTGTGGGCAGTGCCCAGCTCCTCATGTCCCAGAAGGTGCAGCAGTTTTACCGCCTCTGCCAGCAGAACATG GATCCCAACGCGTTCCCCGTACCCACCTTCCAAGACCTGGCCGGCTTCTGGgacctcctgcagctctccatcGAGGACGTCAGCATGAAGTTCGCAGAGCTCCAGCAGCTCAAGGCCAATGGGTGGAAGATTGTGGAGCCCAAG gaggagaagaaggTGCCTCCCCCGATACCAAAGAAGCCGCCGCGCTCCAAGGTGCACCCGGTGAAGGAGCGCTCCCTGGACTCGGTGGACCGGCAGCGGCAGGAGGCCCGCAAGCGGCTCCTGGCAGCCAAACGAGCTGCCTCCTTCCGCCAGAGCTCGGCCACCGAGAGCGCGGACAGCATCGAGATCTACATCCCCGAGGCGCAGACCCGGCTGTGA
- the DLGAP3 gene encoding disks large-associated protein 3 isoform X2, producing MKGYHGERSQAQPTSGHRCRCIPEDCEHPANYIQHGPEGRPPYLLSPSEPCSLEHPYCPVRSPGAASECPGGPLSEPPSASASSTFPRMHHAQQPYDSCDECMATAHPASKINRLPPTLLDQFEKQLPLHHDGFHTLQYPRAGGAEPRSESPSRIRHLVHSVQKLFAKSHSLEAPAKRDYNGAKMDGRGDGYHHHHHHHHHHHHQSRHGKRSKSKDRKVDSRHRSKMMGWWSSDDNLDSDSSYMVSGRHAADQGTQYCVDAPESAFRDLTLKSLKGGGEGKCLACAGMSMSLDGQTLKRSAWHTMTVSQAREAYPSAGGTEKTLMLQEAKAKDRAYQYLQVPQDEWSGYPAVGKDGEIPCRRMRSGSYIKAMGDEDSADSDASAKVSPRAATRRDSYRRSSSADQARTNCCTPPRMLPRGQGYGRSFTTGQINDELNHQFEAVCESVFGEVESQAVEALDLPGCFRMRSHSYLRAIQAGCSQDDDCLSLFSMSAPAGPPITSSILKPSTSFSYRKAPPPIPPGTKAKPLISVTAQSSTESTHETYLPTEVTRSPAWSKDTAARCNSAESLESSKVTAVALDLPPVQPRTAPKPSTLIIKAIPGREELRSLARQRKWRPSIGVQVEAISDSDTESRSQREFHSIGVQVEEDKRRARFKRSNSVTAGVQADLELEGFSGLAVATEDKALQFGRPFQRHSSEPESGRQYAVYKTVHTQGQWAYREDYQLQYDTVEVPRRDAWMERGSRSLPDSGRASPCHRDGEWFIKLLQAEVEKMEGWCQQMEREAEDYDLPEEILEKIRSAVGSAQLLMSQKVQQFYRLCQQNMDPNAFPVPTFQDLAGFWDLLQLSIEDVSMKFAELQQLKANGWKIVEPKEEKKVPPPIPKKPPRSKVHPVKERSLDSVDRQRQEARKRLLAAKRAASFRQSSATESADSIEIYIPEAQTRL from the exons ATGAAGGGCTACCATGGGGAGCGTAGCCAGGCACAGCCCACCTCCGGCCACCGCTGCCGCTGCATCCCAGAGGACTGCGAGCATCCTGCCAACTACATCCAGCACGGCCCTGAGGGCCGGCCGCCGTACCTCCTCAGCCCCAGTGAGCCGTGTTCCCTGGAGCATCCCTACTGCCCGGTGCGGAGCCCCGGCGCGGCCAGCGAGTGCCCGGGCGGGCCCCTGAGCGAGCCGCCCTCCGCCAGCGCCAGCAGCACCTTCCCGAGGATGCACCACGCGCAACAGCCCTACGACTCCTGTGACGAATGCATGGCGACCGCCCACCCCGCCAGCAAGATCAACCGCCTGCCCCCCACGCTGCTGGACCAGTTCGAGAAGCAGCTGCCGCTGCACCACGACGGCTTCCACACGCTGCAGTACCCGCGGGCCGGCGGTGCCGAGCCCCGCAGCGAGAGCCCCAGCCGCATCCGCCACCTCGTCCACTCCGTCCAGAAGCTCTTCGCCAAGTCCCACTCCCTGGAGGCGCCGGCCAAGCGGGACTACAACGGTGCCAAGATGGACGGCCGCGGGGACggctaccaccaccaccaccaccaccatcaccaccaccaccaccagtccCGCCACGGCAAGCGCAGCAAGAGCAAAGACCGCAAGGTGGACTCCCGGCACCGGTCCAAGATGATGGGCTGGTGGAGCTCCGATGACAACCTGGACAGCGACAGCAGCTACATGGTGTCGGGCCGGCACGCCGCCGACCAGGGCACCCAGTACTGCGTGGACGCTCCCGAAAGTGCCTTCAGAGACTTGACCTTGAAGAGTCTAAAGGGCGGCGGGGAAGGAAAATGCCTGGCCTGTGCTGGCATGTCCATGTCTCTGGACGGCCAGACGCTCAAGAGGAGTGCCTGGCACACCATGACCGTCAGCCAGGCCCGTGAAGCCTACCCCAGCGCCGGCGGCACCGAGAAGACCTTGATGCTTCAGGAAGCAAAGGCCAAAGACCGAGCGTACCAGTACTTGCAG GTGCCGCAGGACGAGTGGAGCGGGTACCCAGCGGTGGGCAAGGACGGGGAGATCCCGTGCCGACGGATGCGCAGCGGCAGCTACATCAAGGCCATGGGTGATGAGGACAGCGCCGACTCAGACGCCAGCGCCAAAGTATCACCCAGGGCGGCCACGCGGCGAGACAGCTACCGCCGCTCCTCCAGCGCCGACCAGGCCAGGACCAA CTGCTGCACGCCACCGCGAATGCTCCCGCGGGGACAGGGCTACGGGCGCTCCTTCACCACTGGCCAG ATCAACGACGAGCTCAACCACCAGTTTGAGGCCGTCTGCGAGTCGGTTTTCGGCGAGGTGGAGTCGCAGGCCGTGGAGGCGCTGGACCTGCCCGGCTGCTTCCGCATGCGGAGCCACAGCTACCTGCGGGCCATCCAGGCGGGCTGCTCCCAGGACGACGACTGCCTCTCGCTCTTCTCCATGTCGGCCCCTGCCGGGCCCCCCATCACCAGCAGCATCCTGAAGCCCAGCACTT CCTTCAGTTACAGAAAAGCTCCACCTCCCATCCCTCCAGGAACCAAAGCCAAACCCCTCATCTCCGTCACGGCGCAGAGCAGCACCGAGTCCACCCACGAGACCTACCTGCCCACCGAGGTCACCCGCAGCCCCGCTTGGTCCAAAGACACCGCGGCCCGCTGCAACTCGGCCGAGAGCCTGGAGAGCTCCAAGGTGACGGCCGTGGCCCTCGACCTGCCTCCAGTCCAGCCCCGCACTGCTCCCAAGCCCTCCACGCTCATCATCAAGGCCATCCCCGGCCGGGAGGAGCTGAGGAGCTTGGCTCGGCAGCGGAAGTGGCGACCCTCCATCGGCGTCCAG GTTGAGGCTATCTCTGACTCGGATACGGAGAGCCGGAGCCAGAGGGAGTTCCACTCCATCGGGGTGCAGGTGGAGGAGGACAAAAG GCGAGCGCGCTTCAAGCGCTCCAACAGCGTGACGGCGGGCGTGCAGGCGGACCTGGAGCTGGAGGGCTTCAGCGGCCTGGCCGTGGCCACCGAGGACAAAGCCCTGCAGTTCGGGCGGCCGTTCCAGCGGCACTCCTCCGAGCCCGAGTCCGGCCGGCAGTACGCCGTGTACAAGACGGTGCACACGCAGGGACAGTGGGCGTACCGGGAGGACTACCAGCTGCAGTACGACACGGTGGAGGTGCCCCGGCGGGACGCCTGGATGGAGCGGGGCTCCCGCAGCCTCCCCGACTCCGGCCgtgcctccccctgccaccgcGATGGGGAATGGTTCATCAAACTGCTGCAGGCGGAGGTGGAGAAGATGGAGGGTTGGTGCCAGCAGATGGAGAGGGAGGCTGAGGACTATGACCTGCCGGAGGAGA TCCTGGAGAAGATCCGGAGCGCTGTGGGCAGTGCCCAGCTCCTCATGTCCCAGAAGGTGCAGCAGTTTTACCGCCTCTGCCAGCAGAACATG GATCCCAACGCGTTCCCCGTACCCACCTTCCAAGACCTGGCCGGCTTCTGGgacctcctgcagctctccatcGAGGACGTCAGCATGAAGTTCGCAGAGCTCCAGCAGCTCAAGGCCAATGGGTGGAAGATTGTGGAGCCCAAG gaggagaagaaggTGCCTCCCCCGATACCAAAGAAGCCGCCGCGCTCCAAGGTGCACCCGGTGAAGGAGCGCTCCCTGGACTCGGTGGACCGGCAGCGGCAGGAGGCCCGCAAGCGGCTCCTGGCAGCCAAACGAGCTGCCTCCTTCCGCCAGAGCTCGGCCACCGAGAGCGCGGACAGCATCGAGATCTACATCCCCGAGGCGCAGACCCGGCTGTGA
- the SMIM12 gene encoding small integral membrane protein 12 — protein MWSVLWAAVRSKAPYVTFPVAFVVGLVGYHLEWFLRGHPPPAAEEEKSISEQREDRKLQEIAGKDLTKVVSLKDKLEFAPRAVLNRNRPEKS, from the coding sequence ATGTGGTCCGTGCTCTGGGCGGCCGTCCGCTCCAAGGCCCCGTACGTCACCTTCCCGGTGGCTTTCGTGGTGGGGCTGGTGGGCTACCACCTGGAGTGGTTCCTCCGCGGCCACCCCCCGCCCGCGGCCGAGGAGGAGAAGAGCATCTCGGAGCAGCGGGAGGACCGCAAGCTGCAGGAGATCGCGGGCAAGGACCTGACCAAGGTGGTGAGCCTGAAGGACAAGCTCGAGTTCGCCCCTCGGGCCGTGCTGAACAGGAACCGCCCGGAAAAGAGCTAA
- the GJA4 gene encoding gap junction alpha-4 protein produces MGDWGFLEKLLDQVQEHSTVIGKIWLTVLFIFRILILGLAGESVWGDEQSDFVCNTKQPGCTNVCYDKAFPISHIRYWVLQFLFVSTPTLIYLGHVVYLSRKEEKLKQQESELRAIHSKDPKIEQALAAVEKKMSKIYVTEDGRLKIRGALMWTYLISVICKSIFEAGFLVGQWYLYGFSMVPRYVCKRDPCPHQVDCFISRPTEKSIFIIFMLVMGLISLVLNLLELFHLCCKNLLSNIKKVSGPSRDTFADNMALGPYPPKHYPFLPMAESHTPPYQAYNKLSSEQNWANFHNEENLALGSGTRPLSDPYAPRAAETPTPEEKLCSRPGSSASKKQYV; encoded by the coding sequence ATGGGTGACTGGGGTTTCCTGGAGAAACTGCTAGACCAAGTCCAGGAGCACTCAACCGTGATCGGGAAGATCTGGCTCACCGTGCTCTTCATCTTCCGCATCCTCATCCTGGGCTTGGCCGGGGAGTCGGTGTGGGGGGACGAGCAGTCGGATTTCGTGTGCAACACCAAGCAGCCGGGCTGCACCAACGTCTGCTATGACAAAGCCTTCCCCATCTCCCACATCCGCTACTGGGTGCTCCAGTTCCTCTTTGTCAGCACCCCAACCCTGATTTACCTCGGCCACGTTGTCTATCTCTCCCGGAAGGAGGAGAAGCTGAAGCAGCAGGAGAGCGAGCTGCGGGCTATCCACAGCAAGGACCCGAAGATCGAGCAGGCCCTGGCAGCTGTGGAGAAGAAGATGTCCAAGATCTACGTGACGGAGGACGGGCGGCTCAAGATCCGAGGGGCGCTGATGTGGACGTACCTCATCAGTGTGATCTGCAAGAGCATCTTTGAGGCCGGTTTCCTCGTTGGCCAGTGGTACCTGTACGGCTTCTCCATGGTGCCCCGCTACGTCTGCAAGAGGGACCCCTGCCCCCACCAGGTGGACTGCTTCATCTCCCGCCCTACTGAGAAGAgcatcttcatcatcttcatgctGGTGATGGGCCTGATCTCCTTAGTCCTGAACCTCCTGGAGCTCTTCCACCTCTGCTGCAAGAACCTGCTTAGCAACATCAAGAAGGTGTCGGGGCCGAGCCGGGACACCTTTGCCGACAACATGGCCCTGGGTCCCTACCCGCCCAAGCACTACCCCTTCCTGCCCATGGCCGAGAGCCACACGCCGCCCTACCAGGCCTACAACAAGCTCTCCAGCGAGCAGAACTGGGCCAACTTCCACAACGAGGAGAACCTGGCGCTGGGCAGCGGCACCAGGCCGCTGTCGGACCCCTACGCCCCCAGGGCTGCTGAAACCCCCACCCCAGAGGAGAAGCTGTGCAGCCGGCCCGGGAGCTCAGCCTCCAAAAAGCAGTATGTTTAG